The following proteins come from a genomic window of Micavibrio aeruginosavorus EPB:
- a CDS encoding MBL fold metallo-hydrolase: MTRDGLLIDCNGVCVQRLTAAGIAFEDLGHIFLTHEHIDHIAALPNFIHQSWVKGCLYRADNRRTHPLHFYGNAPTLRAVRALLDAVNLPGHPHMFPFEFHELDDNGGTLTAGSITLTYFPVNHGPTPCFGLTTDGPNRRLVFSADTEPVQAIYDHLRDGDILIHDCNKIDVDINREHTTWAQIEALLPSWPDVTVYLVHLPLMDGEAEVHFKRGISMKHKQKIVVSMEGITILL, encoded by the coding sequence ATGACGCGGGACGGGCTGCTCATCGACTGCAACGGGGTGTGCGTCCAGCGCTTGACCGCCGCCGGGATCGCCTTTGAAGACCTCGGTCATATCTTCCTGACCCATGAACATATCGACCATATCGCCGCCCTGCCCAATTTTATCCATCAAAGCTGGGTGAAGGGGTGCCTGTACCGGGCCGATAACCGCCGCACCCACCCGCTGCATTTCTACGGCAACGCCCCCACGCTGCGCGCTGTACGAGCGTTGTTGGACGCGGTGAACCTGCCCGGCCACCCGCATATGTTCCCGTTTGAATTTCATGAACTGGACGACAATGGCGGCACCCTCACCGCCGGGTCGATCACCCTGACCTATTTTCCGGTCAATCACGGCCCCACCCCATGCTTCGGTCTGACCACCGATGGCCCCAACCGCCGCCTCGTCTTCTCCGCTGACACCGAACCGGTACAGGCGATTTACGACCATCTGCGTGATGGCGACATCCTGATCCACGATTGCAACAAGATCGATGTGGACATCAACCGCGAACATACGACATGGGCGCAGATCGAAGCCTTGTTGCCGTCATGGCCGGATGTGACGGTTTATTTGGTGCATTTGCCGTTGATGGATGGTGAGGCGGAAGTGCACTTCAAACGAGGTATAAGCATGAAGCATAAACAAAAAATCGTTGTTAGTATGGAGGGAATAACGATCCTCTTATAA